A genome region from Sphingobium sp. WTD-1 includes the following:
- a CDS encoding TonB-dependent receptor, with the protein MRGRGWLCAGLAGVALMPALAQAEELEAGPAQTIIVTAPGGAIDVDDALSISGRDIGVGGTPDLLGALTRNIAAITLQDAQNNPWQPNLLYRGFVASPLQGQAQGLAVYMDGARFNQPFGDTVQFDLIPEAAIRKLSLLDASPVYGLNALGGAILLETKDGRSDPGLEASATGGRFGYAEASIAGGFARGNFSAFGAFQYSHDDGWRDHSPSHLYNGYADLGFDTEKGGLHMKLVGAKTDLTGNGVSPVELLAADRRAVFTWPDNSRSSYGRISLHPWVALSDTTRIEGTLYAQRLTLRTVNGDAADIEGCEEEEAAGLLCLETVGGDDDDEVQSVLTDANGNAIADSLGGEGYGVLNRGRTRTDAMGALVQLIDDRALMGGTNHFAIGMSYDTSRTRFDTATELGAMTEERSVEGLGSIIVQPDGAIAPVGLVAHTDYWGVFVQDRLPLAPGLTAELGLRWNHARIELVDQIGTALNGRHRFQRLNPGAELDYRVSDGLSLRAGYAETNRAPTPAELSCADENAPCSLTNFFIADPPLKQVVAKSWEAGGSGRFAVGGWTADWLVSAYRTGNHDDIQYIASDIRGRAYFQNIGKTRRQGVEASVKAARGGFSAGLSYAFTDATYRSALELSSPANPEANDDGTIDVGKGDRLPGIPRHSATLTLDYAGTLGGQRRWSVGGDLIARSGQYLVGDEANQNAKVPGYLIANIRAGIDIIPGVTLFGEVRNLFDRHYATFGTFTEVDEIELDEAPGASDPRAYGAGAPRRWYAGVKASF; encoded by the coding sequence ATGCGGGGCAGGGGCTGGCTTTGCGCGGGTCTGGCGGGCGTGGCGCTGATGCCGGCATTGGCGCAGGCCGAGGAACTGGAGGCTGGGCCCGCACAGACGATCATCGTCACGGCGCCGGGCGGGGCGATCGATGTCGATGATGCGCTGTCCATCTCCGGCCGGGATATCGGCGTCGGCGGCACGCCCGATCTGCTCGGCGCACTGACCCGCAATATTGCCGCCATCACGCTGCAGGACGCGCAGAATAATCCCTGGCAGCCCAATCTTCTCTATCGCGGCTTTGTCGCCTCGCCGCTGCAGGGGCAGGCGCAGGGGCTGGCCGTCTATATGGACGGCGCCCGTTTCAACCAGCCGTTCGGCGATACGGTCCAGTTCGACCTGATCCCCGAGGCGGCGATCCGCAAGCTGAGCCTGCTCGACGCCAGCCCGGTCTATGGCCTTAATGCGCTGGGCGGGGCGATCCTGCTGGAGACGAAGGACGGGCGCAGCGATCCGGGGCTGGAGGCGAGCGCGACCGGCGGCCGTTTCGGCTATGCCGAGGCGAGCATCGCCGGCGGCTTTGCGCGCGGCAATTTCAGCGCATTCGGCGCCTTCCAATATAGCCATGACGATGGCTGGCGCGATCATAGCCCTTCGCATCTCTATAATGGCTATGCCGACCTTGGCTTCGATACCGAGAAGGGCGGGCTGCACATGAAGCTGGTCGGGGCAAAGACCGACCTGACCGGCAATGGCGTGTCGCCGGTCGAGCTGCTGGCGGCGGACCGGCGCGCCGTCTTCACCTGGCCCGACAATAGTCGCAGCAGCTATGGCCGGATCAGCCTGCACCCCTGGGTCGCGCTGTCCGACACGACCCGGATCGAAGGGACGCTCTATGCCCAGCGGCTGACCTTGCGCACGGTCAATGGCGATGCTGCCGATATCGAGGGGTGCGAGGAGGAAGAGGCGGCCGGTCTGCTGTGCCTGGAGACGGTGGGGGGCGATGATGACGATGAGGTGCAGTCGGTCCTGACCGATGCGAACGGCAATGCCATTGCCGATAGCCTGGGCGGCGAGGGCTATGGTGTGCTCAACCGGGGGCGGACGCGGACCGATGCGATGGGTGCGCTGGTGCAACTGATCGATGATCGCGCGCTGATGGGCGGCACCAATCATTTTGCGATCGGCATGAGTTACGACACGAGCCGCACCCGGTTCGACACAGCGACCGAACTGGGCGCGATGACGGAGGAGCGCAGCGTCGAGGGGCTGGGATCGATCATCGTCCAGCCGGACGGTGCGATCGCGCCGGTCGGGCTGGTCGCCCATACCGATTATTGGGGCGTCTTCGTGCAGGACCGGCTGCCGCTGGCGCCGGGGCTGACGGCGGAACTGGGGCTGCGCTGGAACCATGCGCGGATCGAACTGGTCGACCAGATCGGCACGGCGCTGAACGGGCGGCATCGGTTCCAGCGACTCAATCCCGGCGCGGAACTGGACTATCGGGTTTCGGACGGGCTGTCGCTGCGGGCCGGCTATGCCGAGACCAACCGCGCGCCGACCCCGGCCGAACTGTCCTGCGCCGACGAGAATGCGCCGTGCAGCCTCACCAATTTCTTCATCGCCGATCCGCCGCTCAAGCAGGTGGTGGCGAAAAGCTGGGAGGCGGGCGGTTCGGGCCGCTTCGCCGTCGGGGGATGGACCGCCGACTGGCTGGTTTCCGCCTATCGCACCGGCAATCATGACGACATCCAATATATCGCGTCGGACATTCGCGGCCGGGCCTATTTCCAGAATATCGGCAAGACCCGGCGCCAGGGCGTCGAAGCGTCGGTCAAGGCGGCGCGGGGCGGTTTCAGTGCGGGCCTGAGCTATGCCTTCACCGATGCGACCTATCGCAGCGCGCTGGAGCTGAGCAGCCCGGCCAACCCCGAAGCGAATGACGACGGCACGATCGATGTTGGCAAGGGCGATCGCCTGCCCGGCATCCCGCGTCATAGCGCCACCTTGACGCTGGATTATGCTGGCACCTTGGGCGGCCAGCGCCGTTGGTCGGTCGGTGGCGACCTGATCGCCCGGTCGGGCCAATATCTGGTCGGCGACGAGGCGAACCAGAATGCCAAGGTGCCGGGTTATCTGATCGCCAATATCCGCGCCGGCATCGACATCATCCCCGGCGTCACCCTGTTCGGCGAGGTCCGCAACCTGTTCGACCGCCATTATGCGACCTTCGGCACCTTTACCGAGGTGGATGAGATCGAACTGGACGAGGCGCCGGGTGCGAGCGATCCGAGAGCCTATGGCGCGGGGGCGCCGCGCCGCTGGTATGCCGGGGTGAAGGCGTCATTCTGA
- a CDS encoding quinoprotein relay system zinc metallohydrolase 1 has protein sequence MMLSRRQALVGMTGALPLLTGAATDDYRIDPQPVADGLWMIHGADEPMLFANGGAIANIVIIATPTGTLLVDAGPSIRYGHMLRKVAETLTGQPVVRVYVTHLHPDHGMGIAAFDPAIVAALPGTITDMERDGRGFSDALYRLLGDWMRGTDLALPGRRIDQPAEDFGGRRLQLLPLAGHSNADLALLDERTGTLIAGDLLFLDRAPSTPTANLGRWRESLDALARLPHKAAIPGHGPFDPGGTRAIAQTRDWLDWLDATLRTAVRSGLDMVEAGTLPIPDRFATMAAARYELQRSVSHLYPALEAELLPRVDLPEG, from the coding sequence ATGATGCTCAGCCGCCGACAGGCGCTGGTCGGCATGACCGGCGCCCTCCCGCTGCTGACCGGGGCCGCAACCGATGACTATCGCATCGATCCCCAGCCGGTCGCCGACGGCCTGTGGATGATCCATGGCGCCGACGAACCGATGCTCTTCGCCAATGGCGGGGCGATCGCCAATATCGTGATCATCGCCACCCCGACCGGCACGCTGCTGGTCGATGCTGGCCCCTCGATCCGCTATGGCCACATGCTCAGGAAAGTGGCGGAGACGCTGACCGGCCAGCCGGTCGTGCGAGTCTATGTCACCCATCTCCATCCCGACCACGGCATGGGCATCGCTGCCTTCGATCCCGCCATCGTCGCCGCCCTGCCCGGTACCATCACCGACATGGAACGGGACGGACGCGGCTTTTCAGATGCTCTCTATCGCCTGCTGGGTGACTGGATGCGCGGCACCGACCTTGCCCTGCCGGGCCGGCGGATCGACCAGCCGGCGGAGGATTTCGGCGGCCGCCGCCTGCAACTGCTGCCACTCGCCGGCCACAGCAATGCCGATCTCGCCTTGTTGGACGAACGCACCGGCACGCTGATCGCCGGCGACCTGCTCTTCCTCGACCGCGCACCCAGCACCCCGACCGCAAACCTTGGCCGCTGGCGCGAAAGTCTGGATGCGCTCGCCAGATTGCCGCACAAGGCGGCCATCCCCGGCCATGGCCCGTTCGATCCCGGCGGCACCCGCGCCATCGCCCAGACCCGCGACTGGCTCGACTGGCTCGACGCAACGCTGCGCACCGCCGTGCGGTCCGGCCTCGACATGGTGGAGGCCGGCACCCTCCCCATCCCCGACCGCTTCGCCACCATGGCGGCCGCCCGCTACGAACTCCAGCGCAGCGTCTCGCACCTCTATCCCGCGCTGGAAGCGGAACTTCTGCCCAGGGTGGACCTGCCGGAGGGGTAA
- a CDS encoding quinoprotein dehydrogenase-associated SoxYZ-like carrier codes for MNRRKTLTAMAMSCLLAIGSIAPARAPYPADPLHSPMWTAHAQTIFGDDPVRFDPRVKVDYPQIAENQRSFPVSLDARGLGPGLGPVRRMLILADLNPIPIAIDYRPEGAEPYVATRIKLDQRTPVRGAVQLADGQWLVSGGWVDAAGGGCSAPPVSRVKGDWAQHLGEMRGEAWPMADGASRLRVTFRHPMDTGFVANIPTYHIEQMRVTGPDGRLLGEMEIWAAVAEDPAITLMPRAHPGDTLSIAARDTNGRAYLAKVTVARQSPLPGATGATGR; via the coding sequence ATGAACAGGCGCAAGACCCTGACAGCCATGGCCATGTCCTGCCTGCTGGCGATCGGCAGCATCGCGCCTGCCCGCGCGCCCTATCCCGCCGATCCGCTGCACTCGCCGATGTGGACCGCCCATGCGCAGACCATCTTCGGCGACGATCCGGTCCGGTTCGATCCGCGCGTGAAGGTCGATTATCCGCAGATCGCGGAAAATCAGCGCAGCTTCCCGGTCTCGCTCGACGCCCGCGGCCTCGGTCCGGGCCTCGGTCCGGTCAGGCGCATGCTGATCCTGGCCGATCTCAATCCCATCCCGATCGCCATCGATTATCGCCCCGAGGGTGCCGAACCCTATGTCGCCACCCGCATCAAGCTCGACCAGCGCACCCCGGTGCGCGGCGCGGTGCAACTGGCGGACGGCCAATGGCTGGTCAGCGGCGGCTGGGTCGATGCCGCGGGCGGCGGCTGCTCGGCTCCGCCGGTCAGCCGGGTGAAGGGCGATTGGGCCCAGCATCTGGGCGAAATGCGGGGCGAAGCCTGGCCGATGGCCGATGGCGCCAGCCGGCTGCGCGTTACCTTCCGCCATCCGATGGACACCGGCTTCGTCGCCAATATCCCGACCTATCATATCGAACAGATGCGCGTGACCGGCCCCGACGGGCGACTGCTCGGCGAGATGGAGATATGGGCCGCCGTCGCCGAAGACCCCGCCATCACCCTGATGCCCCGCGCCCATCCCGGCGACACGCTCTCCATCGCCGCGCGCGACACCAATGGCCGCGCCTATCTCGCCAAGGTGACGGTCGCCCGCCAGTCCCCCCTGCCCGGTGCCACGGGCGCGACCGGCCGATGA
- a CDS encoding rhodanese-like domain-containing protein, which produces MRARIGLMALLLVPGVTQAQEAGLFDAEGYRIAHYRGPVHRPPEGVGRIAPAAIAGLRPDVDMILIDVLPAEGGHRAADGRWQLAQLHESIPGAHWFPESGRGAPMPDIADWFARGVARLTGGKRNRMIVTFCRADCWMGWNAARRLRALGYRNIWWLAEGTDGWRDLGRDLSPVRPAGR; this is translated from the coding sequence ATGCGGGCGAGGATCGGGCTGATGGCGCTGCTGCTGGTGCCTGGCGTGACGCAGGCGCAGGAGGCGGGGCTGTTCGATGCGGAGGGCTATCGCATTGCCCATTATCGTGGGCCGGTGCATCGCCCGCCCGAGGGGGTGGGCAGGATCGCGCCGGCCGCGATCGCCGGGCTGCGGCCGGATGTCGACATGATCCTGATCGACGTGCTGCCGGCCGAGGGCGGCCATCGCGCGGCGGACGGACGCTGGCAGCTGGCGCAGCTGCATGAGAGCATCCCCGGCGCCCACTGGTTTCCCGAAAGCGGGCGGGGCGCGCCGATGCCGGATATCGCCGACTGGTTCGCGCGCGGGGTTGCGCGGCTGACCGGGGGGAAGCGCAACCGGATGATCGTCACCTTCTGCCGCGCGGATTGCTGGATGGGCTGGAATGCGGCGCGACGGCTGCGGGCGCTGGGCTATCGCAATATCTGGTGGCTGGCCGAGGGGACCGATGGCTGGCGCGACCTGGGGCGCGATCTGAGCCCCGTCCGGCCGGCGGGCCGATAG
- a CDS encoding pseudoazurin has product MLHRSALAIIGGLAMASAMPAAAKDITVHMKNKGADGAMVFEPSFVKAAPGDVIHFQPTDPSHNAETISTMLPAGATPMKGAMNKEAVLTVSKPGLYGIKCMPHYSMGMVALVQVGKPTAADVTAAKAVKLPPFAAKRMNAALAQVK; this is encoded by the coding sequence ATGCTTCATCGTTCGGCGCTGGCGATCATCGGCGGCCTGGCCATGGCCAGTGCGATGCCGGCCGCGGCCAAGGACATCACCGTCCATATGAAGAACAAGGGCGCCGATGGCGCGATGGTGTTCGAGCCGTCCTTCGTGAAGGCGGCGCCGGGCGACGTGATCCATTTCCAGCCGACCGACCCCAGCCATAATGCCGAGACCATCTCCACCATGTTGCCGGCCGGCGCGACCCCGATGAAGGGGGCGATGAACAAGGAGGCGGTGCTGACCGTCAGCAAGCCGGGCCTCTATGGCATCAAGTGCATGCCTCATTATTCGATGGGAATGGTGGCGCTGGTGCAGGTGGGCAAGCCGACGGCGGCCGATGTGACGGCGGCCAAGGCGGTCAAGCTGCCGCCCTTCGCCGCCAAGCGGATGAATGCAGCGCTTGCCCAGGTGAAATAA
- a CDS encoding FtsX-like permease family protein produces the protein MWRNYLTVGLRSLLKSRTYAAINILGLATGMAACLIILLFVRNELTFDAWMPQADRTFQFQTYYTDPHGGRENNLQMAPYVAQAALRKDFPQIAASVHLLSAGPVALRKGVATEVDEMKFVDGPVFDVLDLPLVKGDPRTALAKPGDMVLTDSEAKRRFGSEDPMGQTLTLISRGISTDYRVNGVLKDLPKASHLKLTMLARYDPPSYWAQTPDFLSQYGWQSGWIYVRLKPGADVKAINAQLPQWEKRNIPDQFFGGRRFNQGDDMNFALVNVRDVHLGRAQNGSMTPGNDRGSIITFAIVALLILGMACVNFVNLATARASQRAREVALRKVLGANRRQLVLQFIGESILVSAVAMLVALALTELLLPLVSRFLDADLSLHYFGSGGLILPIIGLVLLVGVAGGAYPAFYLSRFQPARVLKANKSAADAEGSGRLRSALVVAQFAVSIGLIICTAVVYAQTLYARNSDPGYKREGLIQISGISRRQLDPVLDTMVREIEKVDGVTSVGRTNIGISTTNNTNSGILVPGREEPISMGIYQVDTKFFDTMGIKLLAGRSFDINRPIDDITRPFPEVPEAERAFAARGANTVVNELAVKRLGFASPQDAIGKQVRGGLVRDEFGGSVPITIIGVVQDSRFRSIRDPMDPIFFLFDRDNHNEMLIRYHGNPATVLARIESVWKRLAPEVPFTARFSDDIVREVYHAEEARAQAFAAFALLAVIVGCLGLFGLSAFTAQRRTKEIGIRKVLGASTGKIVQLLVWQFTRPVLIANLIAWPVAWWVMRDWLNGFDSRIALTPLPFLLAGGLALLIAILTIGAHSFRVARTNPIHALRYE, from the coding sequence ATGTGGCGCAATTATCTGACGGTCGGCCTGCGGTCGCTGCTCAAGAGCCGCACCTATGCGGCGATCAACATATTGGGGCTGGCGACCGGCATGGCGGCCTGCCTCATCATCCTGCTGTTCGTCCGCAATGAACTGACCTTCGACGCCTGGATGCCGCAGGCGGACCGGACCTTCCAGTTCCAGACCTATTATACCGATCCGCATGGCGGCCGCGAAAACAACCTGCAGATGGCGCCCTATGTCGCGCAGGCGGCGCTGCGGAAGGATTTCCCGCAGATCGCGGCGTCCGTCCATCTGCTTTCGGCCGGGCCGGTCGCGCTGCGCAAAGGCGTCGCGACCGAAGTGGACGAGATGAAATTCGTCGACGGCCCGGTGTTCGACGTGCTCGACCTGCCGCTGGTGAAGGGCGATCCGCGCACCGCGCTGGCCAAGCCCGGCGACATGGTGCTGACCGACAGCGAGGCGAAGCGCCGCTTCGGCAGCGAAGACCCGATGGGCCAGACGCTGACACTCATCTCGCGCGGCATCTCGACCGACTATCGCGTCAATGGCGTGCTCAAGGATCTGCCCAAGGCCTCGCACCTCAAGCTCACCATGCTCGCCCGCTATGATCCGCCCAGCTACTGGGCGCAGACGCCCGATTTCCTCAGCCAATATGGCTGGCAGTCGGGCTGGATCTATGTCCGGCTGAAGCCCGGCGCCGACGTCAAGGCGATCAACGCCCAGCTGCCGCAATGGGAAAAGCGCAACATCCCCGACCAGTTTTTCGGCGGCCGTCGCTTCAACCAGGGCGACGACATGAACTTCGCCCTGGTCAATGTCCGCGACGTCCATCTCGGCCGGGCCCAGAACGGATCGATGACGCCGGGCAATGATCGCGGCTCGATCATCACCTTCGCCATCGTCGCGCTGCTCATCCTGGGCATGGCCTGCGTCAATTTCGTCAATCTCGCCACCGCCCGCGCCAGCCAGCGCGCGCGGGAAGTTGCGCTGCGCAAGGTGCTGGGCGCCAATCGCCGCCAGCTGGTGCTGCAATTCATCGGCGAATCCATCCTGGTCTCGGCGGTGGCGATGCTGGTCGCGCTGGCGCTGACCGAATTGCTGCTGCCGCTGGTCAGCCGCTTCCTCGACGCGGACCTCAGCCTCCATTATTTCGGCAGCGGCGGCCTCATCCTGCCGATCATCGGCCTGGTGCTGCTGGTCGGCGTGGCCGGCGGCGCCTATCCCGCCTTCTACCTGTCCCGCTTCCAGCCCGCCCGCGTGCTCAAGGCCAACAAGTCGGCCGCCGATGCGGAAGGATCGGGCCGGCTGCGCAGCGCACTGGTCGTCGCCCAGTTCGCCGTGTCGATCGGCCTCATCATCTGCACGGCGGTGGTCTATGCCCAGACCCTCTACGCCCGCAATTCCGATCCCGGCTACAAGCGCGAGGGGCTGATCCAGATTTCGGGCATCAGCCGCCGCCAGCTCGACCCGGTGCTCGACACGATGGTGCGGGAAATCGAGAAGGTCGACGGCGTGACCTCGGTCGGCCGCACCAATATCGGCATCAGCACCACCAACAACACCAATAGCGGTATCCTCGTGCCCGGCCGTGAAGAGCCGATCAGCATGGGCATCTATCAGGTCGACACCAAATTCTTCGACACGATGGGCATCAAGCTGCTTGCCGGTCGGAGCTTCGACATCAACCGGCCGATCGACGACATCACCCGTCCCTTCCCGGAGGTTCCGGAGGCCGAGCGGGCCTTTGCCGCGCGCGGCGCCAATACCGTGGTCAACGAACTGGCGGTCAAGCGCTTGGGATTTGCCTCACCGCAGGACGCGATCGGCAAGCAGGTGCGCGGCGGCCTGGTGCGCGACGAATTTGGCGGCAGCGTGCCCATCACCATCATCGGCGTCGTCCAGGATTCGCGCTTCCGCTCGATCCGCGATCCGATGGACCCGATCTTCTTCCTCTTCGATCGCGACAATCATAACGAAATGCTGATCCGCTATCATGGCAATCCGGCGACGGTGCTGGCGCGGATCGAAAGCGTGTGGAAGCGGCTCGCCCCCGAAGTGCCCTTCACCGCCCGGTTCAGCGACGACATCGTGCGCGAAGTCTATCATGCCGAGGAAGCACGGGCGCAGGCCTTCGCCGCCTTCGCCCTGCTGGCGGTGATCGTCGGCTGCCTTGGCCTGTTCGGCCTCTCCGCCTTCACCGCACAGCGCCGGACCAAGGAAATCGGCATCCGCAAGGTGCTGGGCGCCAGCACGGGGAAGATCGTGCAACTGCTGGTCTGGCAGTTCACTCGCCCGGTGCTGATCGCCAACCTCATCGCTTGGCCGGTCGCCTGGTGGGTGATGCGCGACTGGCTCAACGGCTTCGACTCCCGCATCGCGCTGACGCCCCTGCCCTTCCTGCTGGCGGGCGGGCTGGCGCTACTGATCGCGATCCTGACCATTGGCGCGCACAGCTTCCGCGTCGCGCGCACCAACCCGATCCACGCACTCCGCTACGAATGA
- a CDS encoding ABC transporter ATP-binding protein, whose product MTQALLSLRELSRVYRTDMVETTALDAIDLDIFQGEFVAIMGPSGCGKSTLLNMIGMLDSPSTGSYRFGDTEIAGLPEPRLAGIRKTHLGFIFQSFNLIDELSVAENIELALLYHAMPAAERKAKVEAVMDRVGIAHRARHRPSQLSGGQQQRVAVARALVSEPRLILADEPTGNLDTSHGEEVMKMLQTLNAEGSTIVMVTHSPAHADYASRVVHMLDGRILQERRRAA is encoded by the coding sequence ATGACCCAAGCGTTGCTCAGCCTGCGTGAACTCAGCCGCGTCTATCGCACCGACATGGTCGAAACCACCGCGCTCGACGCAATCGACCTCGACATCTTCCAGGGCGAATTTGTCGCGATCATGGGCCCGTCGGGCTGCGGCAAGTCGACCCTGCTGAACATGATCGGCATGCTCGACAGCCCGTCGACCGGCTCCTACCGCTTTGGCGACACCGAGATTGCGGGCCTGCCCGAACCCAGGCTGGCGGGCATCCGCAAGACCCATCTGGGCTTCATCTTCCAGAGCTTCAACCTGATCGACGAGTTGAGCGTGGCCGAGAATATCGAACTCGCCCTGCTCTATCACGCCATGCCCGCCGCCGAGCGCAAGGCGAAGGTGGAGGCGGTGATGGACCGGGTCGGCATCGCCCATCGCGCCCGCCACCGCCCCAGCCAGCTGTCGGGCGGCCAGCAGCAGCGCGTCGCCGTCGCCCGCGCGCTGGTATCCGAACCGCGCCTGATCCTGGCCGACGAACCGACCGGCAATCTCGACACCAGCCATGGCGAGGAAGTGATGAAAATGCTCCAGACGCTCAACGCCGAAGGATCGACCATCGTCATGGTCACCCACTCGCCCGCCCATGCCGACTATGCCAGCCGCGTCGTCCACATGCTGGACGGCCGCATCCTGCAGGAACGGCGCCGCGCCGCCTGA
- a CDS encoding efflux RND transporter periplasmic adaptor subunit, which produces MSVVSMPSETPRTAAPSSGGAMDRVVARKTLPLRAKIALGAAGAIALLGTAWYYMPSSNSQTLPADRIVVSTVSQGRFDDFLPLRARVTPLITVYLDAIEGGRVEEVLVEDGATVQKGQLLARLSNAELQLSVLARQTEVTQQLNSMRSQELALSQNRLTNNRAMLEADLDLKKAQRQYEREAPLAARGFVAGRTFADTRDDLSYQRDRRAVLARTQQTDERLQTSQLAQLRASAETLQSSLGVARASLEALNLRAPVAGTVSAFSIQVGQSMARGERLGQIDSPGRNKLVAGIDEFYLPRVQLGQTATVDWNGKSYRMKVAKIYPTVRNGQFEIDLQFLDGEPPQIQRGQTLQAKLTLGDPVRARLIPNGSFYNDTGGSWVFVVTPDGGEAVKRAVRLGRRNADYIEILDGLEPGEQVLTSPYTGFADKDRLVLEKK; this is translated from the coding sequence ATGAGCGTCGTCAGCATGCCCAGCGAAACGCCGCGGACCGCCGCGCCGAGCAGTGGCGGCGCGATGGACCGGGTCGTGGCGCGCAAGACCCTGCCGCTGCGCGCGAAGATCGCACTGGGCGCCGCCGGCGCGATCGCGCTGCTCGGCACCGCCTGGTATTATATGCCCAGCAGCAACAGCCAGACCCTGCCGGCCGACCGCATCGTCGTCTCCACCGTCAGCCAGGGCCGGTTCGACGATTTCCTGCCGCTGCGCGCCCGCGTCACCCCGCTCATCACCGTCTATCTCGACGCGATCGAGGGCGGCCGGGTCGAAGAGGTGCTGGTCGAGGATGGCGCCACCGTCCAGAAGGGCCAGTTGCTCGCCCGCCTGTCCAACGCCGAACTGCAACTGTCGGTCCTCGCCCGCCAGACCGAAGTGACGCAGCAGCTCAATTCCATGCGCAGCCAGGAACTGGCGCTGTCGCAGAACCGGCTCACCAACAATCGCGCCATGCTGGAGGCCGATCTCGACCTCAAAAAGGCGCAGCGCCAATATGAGCGGGAAGCGCCGCTGGCCGCACGCGGCTTCGTCGCCGGCCGGACCTTTGCCGACACGCGCGACGACCTCAGCTATCAGCGCGATCGCCGGGCCGTCCTCGCCCGCACCCAGCAGACCGACGAGCGGCTCCAGACCAGCCAGCTCGCCCAGTTGCGCGCCTCGGCCGAAACCCTCCAGTCCAGCCTCGGCGTCGCCCGCGCCAGCCTGGAGGCGCTCAACCTGCGCGCGCCGGTCGCCGGCACCGTCTCCGCCTTCTCGATCCAGGTCGGCCAGTCGATGGCGCGCGGCGAGCGGCTCGGCCAGATCGACAGCCCCGGCCGCAACAAGCTGGTCGCCGGGATCGACGAATTCTATCTGCCCCGCGTCCAGCTTGGCCAGACCGCGACGGTCGACTGGAACGGCAAGAGCTACCGGATGAAGGTCGCGAAAATCTATCCGACCGTGCGCAACGGCCAGTTCGAGATCGACCTGCAATTCCTCGACGGCGAACCGCCCCAGATCCAGCGCGGCCAGACGCTCCAGGCCAAGCTGACGCTGGGCGATCCGGTGCGCGCGCGCCTCATCCCAAATGGCAGTTTCTACAATGACACCGGCGGCAGCTGGGTGTTCGTGGTGACGCCCGACGGCGGCGAGGCGGTGAAGCGCGCCGTGCGCCTGGGCCGGCGCAACGCCGACTATATCGAGATTCTCGACGGGCTGGAGCCCGGCGAGCAGGTGCTCACATCCCCCTATACCGGGTTTGCCGACAAGGATCGGCTGGTCCTCGAAAAGAAGTGA